Genomic window (Selenomonadales bacterium):
CCGCGAAGGGGCTACGGTCGGCAAGGTAGTCGATAATCACATTGGTGTCAATTAAGACTTTCATCGTACCTGCCTAGCCTCTGCTTGCGGATTTCGTCCCGCGTGGTGACGCCGCTTTCCCTGATGATGCCGCGCAGTGATACGAGCGCATCTCTGACTCTGCCCTCGACACTTGTAAGAACTGCCACATCCCGCCCGTTCTTGGTGATGATAATGTCTTCGCTGGCAGCCTGCTCGATGTACTTGCCGAGGTTCATCTTAAGCTCCGTCGCTGAAACACGCATCTCGTTCACTCCTTTAAGGCAAAGTGTGTTCGTTT
Coding sequences:
- a CDS encoding type II toxin-antitoxin system Phd/YefM family antitoxin, encoding MRVSATELKMNLGKYIEQAASEDIIITKNGRDVAVLTSVEGRVRDALVSLRGIIRESGVTTRDEIRKQRLGRYDESLN